ATCCTCATCAAAACATTTCTTCACGGTGTAATTATGAGCCAACATTTTAATGACACAACGATTTGCACTCCTACAATCATTGAAATGGTTTTAGAAAGATACGATTATAAAACCTAATCTTTATTCCCCTACCCCACCAGGAATTTTTAAAATCAGTAAGTTTGTTGTCGCTGTAGCAAGAAGTTTGTCCTTCTCTGTGCGCATTTCTCCAATCATATGAATTGTAGAAAATCCTTTGGCTTCCACAGATGCCTTAACGATGACTCGTTGGTTCACGGCAACTCCTCGGATGTATTGAATATTCATATCAATCGTAGTTGTTGGACGTTTGGCGACGAGATAACTCAAAGGACCAAAGGCATTGTCAAAGGCTGCGGCAATGACCCCACCCTGCATCATCCCCATGGGATTGGTTTGGTCTTCAGAAACAGGGAAAGCAACTGTGATACTTTTTCCTTTTGTATAGGATAAAATTTCAGCCTTCATCGCGAGAAAGATAGGAGGCGGTACAGTAATCTTTCTCCCTCCATGATTGAAATTAACAGTCATTTCTTCTAAGATCTTTTGGATTTCTTCGGTAGTGAGTGTTTGCATAAAACAATCTCCATATGTTACCAATAGTAACATTATTAGGTTTTATTTCAAGAAAAATGTTGCCAATGGTAACTTATTTGAAAAATTTATACTGTGAAACGCAGGTCCTATCACCACGGCGATTTAAAAAATTCTATTATAAAATCTTGTCATAAACTATTACAAAAAAAGGGGGCCTCTAATTTTTCTCTGAGAGAAGTTGCTACTCTTTCTGGAGTCTCTCATGCAGCCGTATACAGACACTTTCAAGACAAAGAAGAGGTTTTAGAAATCCTAGCTTCTATCGGATTTGATAGGCTTGGGTCTTTGCAAAAAAGGGTACCGCAAAATAACAAAGATCCAGATGGTTATTTTGTTAAATTAGGGCTTGTTTATGTCCAATTTGCAATTAGAAATCCCAATTATTATCGTTTGATGTTCCAAACCAAACGAACGAATGAATCGACAATCTTAAAACGTTCGAAACTAAAATCTTACGCAATTCTTGTTCACGGATGCAGATTTTATCTAAAAACGAAACGCCGAAAGGAAAACCATCGTAGTTTTGCACTGATGGCCTGGTCCTTAGTACATGGTTATAGCAACCTCTGTATTGAGACAGATTTTCCAGAAACAGAGAGTAAAGTCCTAAATAAAACGAAAACTGAAATGGCGGAAGATATTTTAAAATTTTCCATCTAAGAACTTTAAACCTTCTTTAAATCTTTACTTCTTCAAATTTTTCCAAAAATTCCTTTTTTTCTCTTACGAACTTCAAAGGATTCTCCTTATTATATTCACAATATAAAACCATCTCCTGCCCATCATTTGCATTGGTGCAGTTTTTGACCTCATCCAATTTTAAATACAAATTTCCTGTTTTGGTATGTTTATAAACTTTCAATTTAACTAATCCTAATCAAATAAATTTAAATCTGCCAAGATAAGACTCACTTAATAAAAATTTAACATAAGGGAACCGTTCCCAGAGGAAGTAATGATTTTGATTCTAACCACTGTTTCCAAATCAAACGTAGACTACCTTGTAAAGATTCCGGTGAAGGGAACTGGGCAATTTGAAAGTATGTGGTTTTTGAGAGTGTCTTCTCGCTCCAAATTTTAAATTCTTCCCAAGAATTTTTCTTTTGTACAGTGTTTTGTACCTTTATTGTACTACTATAGGCAACCTCATTTTTGTCCAAACCAGCATTGGATTTTTGTAAGGTAGCAGATTGGATTTTGAATACGTTCCCTTTTTTGGTTTGTATTGGATTTTTTTCCAAGGCTGTTTCGTTGCTCGGCAATTCTTTAGGGGATGATACCGAGAAAATTGGTTTTAAAAAACGTCTTCTACCATCAAAGCCGGTTTGTTCTAGAAGTCCTAATTTTTTTAACGAAGTAATGAGTCTGGAGATCGTATCCATTTTAAGGCCCAAAACTTCGCCAAAATATCGGTTAGACGCAAAACATCCACCCTTCTCGTGCAGGGAGACAATTTCTGCATACAATTTAGTTTGGCTATGAGAAAGATTTAGGTTCTCAATCCAAACGGGAATCCAAATTCCTGTTCGATTTGTTTTCATTTTAGGTTCCTTCATCCAAGCGAACACATCTCCGGCTACGAGCGTTTGGATATTTTTTGCCAATGCACTTTTTTTGTGCATAACTCCCCTACTCTAAAGATTCAAAGTTTGTTTTGAATGATACAAACCTTCGGTCAATCTAGAGAAAAGAAATTTGGAAGTTCTTAACGAACGTCCCTTCGGAACTTTTTTAGAAATTCCGGTTTGAACAATAACGGCATAGTGGTAGAGCCGTGTTCGGTTGTGTGACCCGAACGTTCCCTATATGTACAGGAATGGGAAAAATGTCAATCGAAAAATGAGACATAATTCGACCGAGGTCTCATTACCAGTCGGTTGGAGGTTTCGGGAAGGAGAGGACTTTGGTTGGTTCGGCTTTTGATTCGAAAGAGGGGAAATGGCCCCGGGTCGCTACCACACTTCCCAGGGCACTGATTGTTCAACCCGGTTAAGGATTAAAAACAGTTTAGCCTATGGTCAAAAAGAGTACAAGTTTTTTCTTGTTTGATTCATAAAAAAAAGATATTTTTTAGATTTCTTTTTTAGTTCCTAAAAAGGTTCTATTTGCTGTGTTATTTTTTATATTTACGAATGGCTTCTTCTAATATGGTTTTTTCATTCTGTAACAAAGAAATTTTTTCTTTGATTTTTAGAAGTTTGTTTTTTAAATCTTTTAGTTCCAAATTCCCTAGTTTTGGTTTGGCCTGTTTTGTTTTGATTGGTTTTAAAGGACGAACATATTCTCGTAAATCATTTCTAGAAGGGAAGTCCCCTTTTTTTTCTAAACCTTTGATGAGGTAGTCAATGGCCTTTTTTCTATTGGTTACATCTAGGGGAGCAATTTCAGTAAATAAACTCGTTGGTATTTGAAAGATCGGATGGTTTTTGTCAGTAGATTGGTTTGTAGCAGTTTCTTTGAGAATTTCTGCATGGGCAATTTTGGTTTTAACCCACTGGGCGGATTTGTTGATTCTTTTTGCTAGTTGTTCGTTTGTTTCTTTGTGTCTTCCTTTTAGTTCCTGTAATGAAAGAGCCAAATCGGATTCCGATAAATCTTCTCTTTGTAAATTCTCCACAAGTTTGATTTCTGGTAGTTTGGAAATGTCGATTTGTTCTACATTTTTAACAATGGCAAGGATGGTTTTTCTTTTGAGAAATCTATGGGCTCGAAATCTTCTTTCTCCATTAATTAATTCGTATTTGCCGGCTTTTTTTCTGACAACGATTGGTTGTAAAAGTCCGTATTGAGAAATTGATTCGGCGAGTTCCCTGATGGTGGTTTCGTTAAAAGTTTTTCTAGGATTGTTTTCTGTTAGAATTTGATCAATTGGGATTTCAATGGCATTGTGAATGACGGTTCCCTCTTCTTTTAGAAATGGGTTTAGGGATGTGGTTCTGGCGCTTGCTCTTGAAAGGATGTCTGCTGGGTTGTAACTCGTTTTAGTTTTCATAATGTGTAAGGTACGCCGGCGTACTTTATTTTAATTTCTCCGCTAAGATTTCGAAAGCTTTCCAAGGGGCACTTCCTTCTTGAAGAGGTTTTCCTGTCTCTGTTCG
The window above is part of the Leptospira brenneri genome. Proteins encoded here:
- a CDS encoding PaaI family thioesterase; its protein translation is MQTLTTEEIQKILEEMTVNFNHGGRKITVPPPIFLAMKAEILSYTKGKSITVAFPVSEDQTNPMGMMQGGVIAAAFDNAFGPLSYLVAKRPTTTIDMNIQYIRGVAVNQRVIVKASVEAKGFSTIHMIGEMRTEKDKLLATATTNLLILKIPGGVGE
- a CDS encoding TetR/AcrR family transcriptional regulator, coding for MKRRSYHHGDLKNSIIKSCHKLLQKKGASNFSLREVATLSGVSHAAVYRHFQDKEEVLEILASIGFDRLGSLQKRVPQNNKDPDGYFVKLGLVYVQFAIRNPNYYRLMFQTKRTNESTILKRSKLKSYAILVHGCRFYLKTKRRKENHRSFALMAWSLVHGYSNLCIETDFPETESKVLNKTKTEMAEDILKFSI
- a CDS encoding helix-turn-helix domain-containing protein, which codes for MKTNRTGIWIPVWIENLNLSHSQTKLYAEIVSLHEKGGCFASNRYFGEVLGLKMDTISRLITSLKKLGLLEQTGFDGRRRFLKPIFSVSSPKELPSNETALEKNPIQTKKGNVFKIQSATLQKSNAGLDKNEVAYSSTIKVQNTVQKKNSWEEFKIWSEKTLSKTTYFQIAQFPSPESLQGSLRLIWKQWLESKSLLPLGTVPLC
- a CDS encoding ParB/RepB/Spo0J family partition protein, whose product is MKTKTSYNPADILSRASARTTSLNPFLKEEGTVIHNAIEIPIDQILTENNPRKTFNETTIRELAESISQYGLLQPIVVRKKAGKYELINGERRFRAHRFLKRKTILAIVKNVEQIDISKLPEIKLVENLQREDLSESDLALSLQELKGRHKETNEQLAKRINKSAQWVKTKIAHAEILKETATNQSTDKNHPIFQIPTSLFTEIAPLDVTNRKKAIDYLIKGLEKKGDFPSRNDLREYVRPLKPIKTKQAKPKLGNLELKDLKNKLLKIKEKISLLQNEKTILEEAIRKYKK